A stretch of Ipomoea triloba cultivar NCNSP0323 chromosome 11, ASM357664v1 DNA encodes these proteins:
- the LOC115997641 gene encoding phenolic glucoside malonyltransferase 1-like, producing the protein MDVNHTVTVLEKTPVAPPPEATPEISLPFTFLDVFWLHLAPVHRLIFYPHPISRTHFLDTLIPTIKHSLSLTLQHYSPLAGGVVISPDKSNLPEIRYADGDTVPLVFAESNSGEGHFSHLTSNHPRNCSEFHPLVPSLPPASSLPDGSTRVPVLALQVTLFPDVGICIGVTNHHAIGDGSSIFAFMKAWAFFSRHENTSPVSLPPEFQPFFDRTVVQDRTGLGTHIWNHIKNIKIEDTHVHRLPSITNKVRATFSVTRDDIQRLKNHILSRRPNLAHVTSFTMIASYVWNCYVKSRIQTSTDNNEDGDEDGDDYFSSPADYRARLDPPVPRNYFGNCVMGFIAKTKTKLLAGDDGFVEAAVVIGETIRSQLNSPKEDDVPLTDIDDKFREMSKIKPDRSLGVASSPRFDYYQLDFGWGKPSKFEVPSIDVTGAMSLGTAKDYEGGLEVGLSLPINQMNTFITIFNQGLKAI; encoded by the coding sequence ATGGACGTCAACCACACCGTCACCGTGCTGGAGAAAACTCCGGTGGCACCCCCGCCGGAAGCGACTCCCGAAATCTCTCTTCCTTTCACGTTTCTTGACGTGTTTTGGTTGCACCTCGCCCCAGTTCACCGCCTCATCTTCTATCCACACCCAATCTCAAGAACCCACTTCCTAGATACCCTGATTCCGACGATCAAACATTCATTATCCCTCACCCTTCAACACTACAGTCCCCTGGCCGGCGGAGTGGTTATTTCACCGGACAAATCAAACCTGCCGGAAATTCGTTACGCGGACGGCGACACCGTGCCGTTAGTCTTCGCCGAGTCAAACTCCGGTGAGGGTCATTTTAGTCATCTCACTTCCAACCACCCAAGAAATTGCTCAGAATTTCATCCTCTTGTTCCCAGCTTACCCCCGGCTTCGAGTTTACCAGACGGCTCAACCAGAGTCCCCGTGCTTGCGTTACAAGTGACGTTATTTCCCGACGTCGGGATTTGCATCGGAGTAACTAACCACCACGCAATCGGCGACGGTAGTAGCATCTTCGCGTTCATGAAGGCCTGGGCTTTCTTTTCCCGTCACGAAAACACATCCCCTGTTTCTTTACCACCAGAATTCCAACCATTTTTCGACCGAACAGTGGTACAAGATCGGACAGGACTAGGAACACACATCTGGAACCACATAAAAAACATCAAAATCGAGGACACACACGTTCACCGCCTCCCATCAATCACAAATAAGGTCCGTGCAACGTTTTCGGTGACGCGAGACGACATCCAACGGCTCAAAAACCACATCCTTTCACGACGACCCAATCTCGCACACGTCACGTCATTTACCATGATTGCCTCGTACGTTTGGAATTGCTACGTCAAATCTCGAATCCAGACAAGCACAGATAATAACGAGGACGGGGACGAGGACGGGGATGATTATTTTTCCAGTCCGGCCGATTACAGGGCACGTTTGGACCCACCGGTCCCCAGAAATTACTTCGGCAATTGCGTCATGGGTTTTATCGCGAAGACGAAGACTAAACTACTCGCCGGAGATGACGGCTTCGTTGAGGCGGCTGTGGTGATCGGAGAAACTATTCGCAGTCAACTGAACAGTCCTAAAGAAGATGATGTGCCTTTGACTGATATTGACGATAAGTTCAGAGAAATGTCCAAAATCAAACCTGATCGGTCCCTGGGTGTGGCTAGTTCGCCGAGATTTGATTATTATCAACTTGATTTTGGATGGGGAAAGCCTAGCAAGTTTGAAGTTCCTTCCATTGATGTAACTGGTGCCATGTCTCTTGGTACAGCCAAAGACTATGAAGGTGGCCTGGAAGTCGGTTTGTCACTTCCCATCAACCAAATGAACACTTTcattacaatttttaatcaaGGTTTAAAGGCTAtatga
- the LOC115997043 gene encoding phenolic glucoside malonyltransferase 1-like yields MAISKGVTDLEQIPVAPPPEGTPKITLPLTFLDLLWLHMTPVHRLIFYQHPISRTHFLETLIPAMKHSLSLTLRHYSPLAGRVIISPDNSILPEIRYEEGDTVPLVLAESDSGDEGHFGHLTSDHAKSCTDFHPLVPALPPASRAPDGSAVVPVLALQVTLFPDVGICIGVTNHHAIGDASSIFGFMKAWEFFSNLADNKTSSLSLPPEFQPSYDRTVIRDPKGLESLFWDNIKNIKIEDTHVHRLPLITNRARLTFILTRDDIQRLKNHILAHRPEQKHVSSFTVICSYVWTCLVKSRYGPETENTDNEDEIFGCAAECRARLDPPAPENYFGNCLTAVVGFAKTEQLTSEKALVDAAALIGDSIRGQLYDKESGVFKGAENWFALLSAVKPDRSLSVAGSPKFDYYELDFGWGRPKKFEFASIDLTGAISFGKARDIEGGLEIGLSLLVTQIDSFSRIFTHGLKAL; encoded by the coding sequence ATGGCCATCTCCAAAGGCGTCACCGATCTGGAGCAGATTCCGGTGGCACCACCGCCGGAAGGGACACCCAAAATCACTCTTCCCCTCACGTTTCTCGACTTGTTATGGCTGCACATGACCCCAGTTCACCGCCTCATCTTCTACCAACACCCAATCTCAAGAACCCACTTCCTAGAAACCCTAATTCCGGCGATGAAACATTCTTTATCTCTCACCCTTCGCCACTACAGTCCTCTCGCCGGCAGGGTGATTATTTCTCCAGACAATTCTATCCTGCCGGAAATTCGTTACGAGGAAGGCGACACCGTCCCTTTAGTCCTGGCGGAGTCTGATTCAGGCGACGAGGGTCATTTTGGTCATCTCACCTCCGACCATGCGAAAAGCTGTACTGATTTTCATCCTCTTGTTCCGGCCTTACCGCCGGCTTCGCGTGCACCGGACGGCTCCGCCGTAGTCCCCGTGCTTGCGTTACAAGTGACGCTGTTCCCGGACGTCGGGATTTGCATCGGCGTGACCAACCACCATGCAATCGGCGACGCTAGTAGCATCTTTGGGTTCATGAAGGCCTGGGAGTTCTTCTCTAATCTCGCCGACAACAAAACATCGTCTTTGTCGTTACCACCTGAATTTCAGCCGTCGTATGACAGAACAGTGATCAGAGATCCGAAAGGACTGGAATCTCTGTTCTGGGACAACATTAAAAACATCAAAATTGAGGACACACACGTCCATCGTCTCCCATTAATCACCAACCGGGCCCGCCTCACATTCATTCTCACCCGCGACGACATCCAACGGCTCAAGAATCACATCCTCGCGCACCGACCGGAACAAAAACATGTCTCCTCATTTACAGTGATTTGTTCGTACGTATGGACTTGCTTAGTAAAATCCCGATACGGTCCAGAAACAGAGAACACCGACAACGAAGACGAGATCTTCGGCTGCGCGGCGGAGTGCCGGGCACGGTTGGATCCACCGGCGCCTGAAAACTACTTCGGCAATTGCCTCACCGCAGTGGTTGGATTCGCAAAAACTGAGCAACTGACTAGCGAGAAAGCGTTGGTAGACGCTGCGGCCCTGATCGGAGACAGCATTCGCGGGCAATTATACGACAAGGAGTCCGGAGTTTTCAAAGGCGCTGAAAATTGGTTTGCTTTGTTATCGGCGGTGAAACCTGATCGATCATTGTCGGTGGCTGGGTCGCCTAAATTCGATTACTATGAACTTGATTTCGGATGGGGAAGGCCTAAAAAGTTCGAATTTGCTTCCATTGATTTAACTGGTGCCATATCTTTTGGGAAAGCCAGGGACATTGAAGGTGGTCTGGAGATTGGTTTATCACTGCTAGTCACACAAATTGACAGTTTTTCCAGAATATTCACCCATGGTTTGAAGGCTTTATAG